In Acidobacteriota bacterium, the DNA window TGCTCTCCATAGCCGTGGACAACAACGATGCGGGCTTTTGGCTTCGTGATGCCGGTGTTTTCGGTCGCAAGGCTGATTCCGTCCGAGGTGATGTATCGCCTCTCGTTGCGATCTGGTTCGTTCATGGACTGGATCTTTTATTGATAGACGGCGTAAGCCACGGGCGCGTAACCTCGATCCTTGAAGTGGGCGAGATAAAGTGTGTTGGAAATCCGAGGTCGCGGAAAGATCTTGACATTGGTCGCTCCGACGACCGTGTGGTGGAAAATCTTCTGCCGACTCGAGTGGTTCTCCGGAAGAATTTGTTGAAATCGAGGTCACAAAAGGTAGCCGCTCCCTGTGATCGTTCGTATTAGGCTAACTCGGAGATAGTCGAATCGAGAGCTTTACTTCTCGAAGGTGGTTTCAAACTGGATAGAGGCTTCTCCGGGTCGTTCCAGGATGTACGTCAGGTTGCCGCGCGATTCAATAATCTTGTACAGAAGGAAATCTCGCTGCTTCATGACAATGAAGGAGGTTTTGCCGGAACTATGCATTTCTTCTCGGTCGAGCCAAAATTTGACCGGTGTCGAAACGAAGGGATTTACCCCCTCATCCAGCGACTTGTAGTACTCCTTTTGTAGTCGGCTGTAGTTCTCTGGGATGCCGAGCAGGGCCCGATCTTCTTCGGGAAACTGCATCAGGGTCTCCTGGATTCCCTCTTCATCGAAGAAGACCTCCATCTCCAGCGTCGGAGGAAAGAGGTTTGAGTAGTCCAAGAATCCAAGGGTAGAAAGGCGACGTCGGAAGAGATTTCGCAAAATATGTGAGAAGTGCGATATTCAAATGTCTTTGAACAGGCCTCGCCATGGAGGCCTTGGCGGAGGTTACTCGAGGGCTTCCGGACCCTTGGCCCACCTAGACTGCTGAGTACTTCTCCTCTCAGGCCCCGGCGGCCTGGGCGCTGCCCGGGTCTTTGATCTGATCGGTTTCTTGGACGCCGGAGAGGACTTCGATGTTGATGCCGTCGGAGAGGCCGGTTTCGATGGGGCGGCGCTCGAATTCTTGGTCGGCGGTCTGGACTTCGATGTAGGGCTCGCCGTCGTCGAACTGGAGCCAGCTCTCTTTGACCGCCATCACCTCGTCTCGTCGGGCGAGGACGATGTCGGCGTTGGCGCTGTAGTTGGCGCGCACGAAGAAGTCGTCCTTCAAAATCAGGGCAGCGCGGATTTCGAACTGGATGGCGCCGTTTTCTTCGACACCCTTGGGAGCGATGTATTCGAGGGTGGCGGCGAATTGCTCGGTGTCGAGGGCGCCGATGGTGAGGAGCAGTTCCATCCCCTCGCGCAGCTTGCCCACTTCCGATTCGTCCACCAGGCCTTCGAACACCAGCTCGTCCATGTCGGCGATGGTGGCGATGGTGGTGCCGTCGTTGAAGGTGTTCGATTCGATCACCGAGTCGCCCACCTCGATGGGCACTTCCAAGACCATTCCCGGCACGGTGGCCCGCACGACGGTGTTGGTGGCGATGCCGGTCCGCTTACGGGCGCCTTCGCGCACCAGGGCGAGGTTGTCTTCTGCCGCCGAGAGCTCCTCCTGGGCGTTCTTTTGGGCCAGGTCGAAGGTCAGGAAGGTGGCTTCCGAGAGCAGGCCTTCCTCAAACAGCTCGCGGTTGCGGTCGAACTCTTTCTGAGCGTTTTCGAGGCCGATGCGCGCCCGGTTGACCCGCGTTTCGGCGTTCGACAGGGTCACCATGTCCGGCACGATGGCGATGCGCGCCATGCGGTCGCCCTTGGCGACTTCGACGCCGGGCTCGATGTAGAGCTCCTCGATGATGCCCGATACCTTCGGCTTGATGGTGACCTCCTTGCGCGGCACCACGGAGCCGGTCGCCACGGTCTTCTGCAGGATGGTGGCGGAGAAGGGCTCCGCCGTCTGCCACACCACCGGCTCTTCCTGTGACTTGGCGTACAGGAAGTAGAAGGTGCCGGCGAAGGCGACGAGGAGGGCGAGGCCGCACAGCGAAAGGAGGATTCTTTTCATCATTTCCCGGGTCCTAGAGATCAGTTCATCAGAGCGAAGTGCTTGCAGTTTTGGCCTGGCTTTCTCATCGGCGACCGTAGCGAGAGGCCGTAGGTCGCTGGAGATGCAAGGCATCCGCGGGTTCTGTGCCGAAGGCGTACTTTCAGTACGTCGAGAAGCAGGTTCCGCGGATAACGCAGCAGATTCAGTGGCATACGGACTCGCAGTAGGTTGACGGTGAGAAAGGCAGGCTAAGGGTCATTCGGTACGGAGTGCTATCACCGGGCTCACGGATACAGCCCGCCGTGCCGGAATCAGTCCGGCCAAGGCGCCGGAGGCGATCAAGATGAGGAGTGCCTGAACGGCGGTGGCGAGATCCACCCCGGGGTTCTGGAAGGCGCCGGTGGCGGCACCGGTCGATTCGAGTAGGCTGCGCGCCAGTTCCAGCAGCCCCACCCCTGCCAACAAGCCAAAGTAGCCGGCGATCGAGGTCAAGACCAGCGCTTCGAGAAGTACTTGGCGGATCACCTTCATCGGCGTCGCCCCGATGGCCCGCCGCAGGCCGATCTCCTTGGTGCGTTCCTTGACCAGGATCAGCAGGATGTTCGATACCCCGATGACCCCCGCCGCCAAGGTGCCGATGCCGACGATCCACACCAGCAGCCGGATGCCGGCAAACAGTCCCTGGACCTTCTGGAATTGTTCGTCCTGGTTGAAGTGGCCGAAGGCGCGTTGGTCTTCCGGGTGGATGCGGTGGCGCTTGGCGAGGAGCTTCATCACCTTCGCCTCCACCTCCGAGGCGCGCACCCCGTCCTGGGCTGCGATGGCGTACCAGTGCACCCGTTCGCCGCCGTTGAAGGCGCGCTGGAAGGTGGACAGGGGGATGAACAAACTCTGGGCCTGGCGCTCGGCGTCCTCGCCGTCGGCCAGCGACTCGAAGACTCCGATCACCTTGAAATAGACCCCCTGCACCTGGATCGAATCGCCGATCGGATCCTCGTCCGGCTCGAACAGCACTTCCTTGACCCGGCTGCCGATCACCGCCACTTTGCGGATCTCTTCCACGTCGAAGGGATTGAGGAA includes these proteins:
- a CDS encoding efflux RND transporter periplasmic adaptor subunit; protein product: MMKRILLSLCGLALLVAFAGTFYFLYAKSQEEPVVWQTAEPFSATILQKTVATGSVVPRKEVTIKPKVSGIIEELYIEPGVEVAKGDRMARIAIVPDMVTLSNAETRVNRARIGLENAQKEFDRNRELFEEGLLSEATFLTFDLAQKNAQEELSAAEDNLALVREGARKRTGIATNTVVRATVPGMVLEVPIEVGDSVIESNTFNDGTTIATIADMDELVFEGLVDESEVGKLREGMELLLTIGALDTEQFAATLEYIAPKGVEENGAIQFEIRAALILKDDFFVRANYSANADIVLARRDEVMAVKESWLQFDDGEPYIEVQTADQEFERRPIETGLSDGINIEVLSGVQETDQIKDPGSAQAAGA
- a CDS encoding ABC transporter permease, producing MFDFDAWQEIWITLSRNKLRTLLTAFGVFWGIFMLVVMLGSGSGLENGISAGFGDGATNSFFMWTRSTSMPYRGLPAGRRYEFNNDDTVAIREQIAEAKVVAPRAQLGGHRAADNVTRGNRTGGFSVMGDVPEYLAIEPVKLVAGRFLNPFDVEEIRKVAVIGSRVKEVLFEPDEDPIGDSIQVQGVYFKVIGVFESLADGEDAERQAQSLFIPLSTFQRAFNGGERVHWYAIAAQDGVRASEVEAKVMKLLAKRHRIHPEDQRAFGHFNQDEQFQKVQGLFAGIRLLVWIVGIGTLAAGVIGVSNILLILVKERTKEIGLRRAIGATPMKVIRQVLLEALVLTSIAGYFGLLAGVGLLELARSLLESTGAATGAFQNPGVDLATAVQALLILIASGALAGLIPARRAVSVSPVIALRTE